CTCGGCGTCAACACGGACGAACTGCTCATCTCCCAGCCGGACTACGGCGAGCAGGCGCTGGACATCGCCGACATGCTCGTGCGCTCGGGCGCTGTGGACCTCGTGGTCATCGACTCGGTGGCCGCGCTCATCCCGCAGGCCGAGCTCGAGGGCAGCATGGGCGAGACCCAGGTGGGCGGCCACGCGCGCCTCATGTCCCACGCCATGCGGCGCCTCACCGGCACCATCCACAAGTCGCGCACCTCGGTCATCTTCATCAACCAGATCCGCATGAAGATCGGCACCATGGGCTACGGCAGCCCCGAGACCACCACCGGCGGCAATGCCCTCAAGTTTTACTCCTCGGTGCGCATCGACATCCGCAAGACCACCACCCTCAAGGACAAGGACGAGGCCTTCGGCTCGCGCACCAAGGTCAAGGTGGTGAAGAACAAGGTGGCGCCGCCCTTCCGCGTGGCGTTTTTCGACATCCTCTACGGCCAGGGCATTTCCCGCTCGGGCGAACTGCTCGACCTCGGCATCGAGGCCAAGATCATCGAGCAGAGCGGTTCGTGGTTCGCCTTCGGCGCGGAAAAGCTCGGCCAGGGCCGCGAAAAGGTGCGCGCCCTGCTGGACGAGGACGCTGACCTGCGCGGCGCCGTGGAGGCCAAGGTGGTGGAATTTCTGGGCCTGCATCCCAAGGAGTTCAAGCCCACCGCCGAGGAGATGGACGAGGGCGTCGACCCCGAATTTGAAGCGTAGTTTTGCCTCTCACCCCGCCCCCTTACGGGGCCAGCACGGATGGAGTCCACATGCTGAC
This window of the Desulfovibrio sp. ZJ209 genome carries:
- the recA gene encoding recombinase RecA, with protein sequence MAKKPALSPEAARAEALSTALTTIERKYGKGAVMKLSDDVQVEVPVIPTGSIGLDLALGVGGIPRGRVTEIFGPESSGKTTLTLHIIAECQKMGGTCAFIDAEHALDVAYARRLGVNTDELLISQPDYGEQALDIADMLVRSGAVDLVVIDSVAALIPQAELEGSMGETQVGGHARLMSHAMRRLTGTIHKSRTSVIFINQIRMKIGTMGYGSPETTTGGNALKFYSSVRIDIRKTTTLKDKDEAFGSRTKVKVVKNKVAPPFRVAFFDILYGQGISRSGELLDLGIEAKIIEQSGSWFAFGAEKLGQGREKVRALLDEDADLRGAVEAKVVEFLGLHPKEFKPTAEEMDEGVDPEFEA